In Mycobacterium sp. Aquia_213, the sequence TGCCGCGCCCGAGCGGCTGCTGCGCTGCATCGAAGCGGTGCTCGAGTGCCGCGAAGCGCTCGCGGTCAACGTCAAGCCCAAGTTCGCCGTCGACGCGATGGTGGCCACCATCGGTCAGGAACTGCGGGACTGAAATTGGGCCGGTGCGTCCGGCTGCCGTAGACTCGTGCCGCCCAGCTTGAGGGTGCGCCGCCTTAGCTCAGTCGGTAGAGCGATTCACTCGTAATGAATAGGTCGGGGGTTCGATTCCCCCAGGCGGCTCCATCAATATCAATCACGCTGCCTTCTGCTCGAATCCGTTTGCCGGGTATGCCGACTTGAACTTGGGTATCCTCACCGCGATGACGAGCGTCAGCGCAATTTGCCCGACCTATCAGCGCCACGCACAGCTGCGGCAGATGATCGGCTATTTCCGGGCGCAGACATTCAACGGTCCGTTGCAATTGCTGATCCTCGACGACAGTCCAGAACCCGACGAATCCCTTGCGACCGATGAATACCGAAGCGACGGTATTCATTACATCCACCGGCCCGGAGACCGCATGTCGATCGGCGCGAAGCTCAATGCGCTGATGGAACTGGCGCGCGGGGATGTCCTGATGCGGTTCGACGACGACGACTATTACTCGCCGGCCTACGTGGAGCGGATGCTGGCTCTGCTCGGCGACGACGATTACCTCACCTTGAGCGGATGGTTTGCCCACAGCCCGATACACGGAAGATTCTGCTATTGGGAATCGGAGGTGTTGTGGCCCGTGCACTTCGTCCTGTCACCGCATGATCCGTTCCTGCCGGTGTCGACGAGCGGTTTGCCTCCAGAGTCGTCGTATGTGCAGGCCACCGGCTACGGGTTCGCCTCCGCCTGGCGCCGGACGGTGGCCGATGCGGTCCGTTTCCCGGATCGAGACCATGGTGAGGACGCGCAATTTTTCGACGGGGCGGTCAATGCGGGCTTCCGGGCGCGGTATGTCGCGGACACCGAGGGCTTGGCCCTGCATATCGTCCATCACACCAACATCTCTCGAGCGTTCCCGCAGTACGTATTGCCGGAGTTCATGCTCGGTCACTATTTTCCCGGCTACATCCCATTGGCCGCCGATAGCGGATTGGCCGACGTATCATCCGCCGAATCCCATTGATTCGCAGACCGAGTCGGTCATCACGGCTGTGACGCCAGCGGCAGGCGGCTCCATCAACACAGCGTGAGTTGGGTCACCATCACCCGGATTGGGGCAGACTTCCCGCGATGTGCGCGTTGAGATTTTTAAGTCACCGCATCAGAAGGTGGCCCCGAATTTCGAGCGAGGCCGACATGTTGCACAACAACGAATCCCATTATCCAGTCGGTGAGGCGGTGTGGGCCGTGGCGGGAATTGTCCTGTTGTTCGCCTTCGGCGACGTTTTGGTCTTGTTGGCTCTTGCACTTGCGGTCGCCGGCCTGGCCGCCGCCTGGTGGTCCTATCGCCAAGTGCAGCGTGACGAGCAGGGCGATGACGAGTTGGCTCCCGTCACCCAGATCCGCCCCGTCTCGCCGGCCCGTAGCGACCTGTCCTGGAGTGGGCCCACCGCTGCTTAAAACCAGGGAGTTATTAATTCCTGGTCAGGGCCGTCTTCCCGGTGGCATTGTCGGGGTATGAGCTGGTCCGCATTTCGTGTGCTGCTGGCGATGTCGGCGGTATTGGTCGGAAGTGCTTCTGCGCCAATCAATATCGCATCCGCTGACGCGGCGCCGGCCAAGATCGACGCCAGCTTCAAGTTCGTCACCTATGACTGTGGGAATCAATCACCGATCAGGATCGTGGGGCAGGATTCGACGATCACCCTGAACGGGTCGTGCGGCGAGGTCGATGTCAGCGGTGCCGCCAACACGGTGAACCTGCAGACCGTTGCCGTCATCAACGCCACCGGCGGGGGCAACCACATCACCTGGGTGAAAGGGCCGGGAGGTGCCGTCCCGCAAATCAGCAACCCCGGCCACAACAACGACATCAGGGGACCGGGCGGCCTGCAGGTCGGCTGACGGGCTCAGGCCGGCGCCAGGAAACCCACCGGCCCCGACGCGATGCACAACGCCAGCGCGGTGGTGTTGGCGCGAACCGTGATCGCGTCGCCGGCGCCCGGCAGCCTGGCATAGACCCGGTTGAGGCCGGGGTGCACCGCAACCTTGACGCCGGGCCCCTCCGACAGTGAGACCGTCATCGAGCCGTCGCTGTTGGCCAGGTAGTTGAGTTCGACCGTCCAGTCGGCGGGCAGCAGCGGGCCGTCGAGCACCATGCGCACCGGCGTGTCCGGTTGGGCGAAATAACCGCACTGCGGCATCGGCCCGGGTTTGATCGTCCGGATCCAGGTGACCCGGGCCGGGATGAGCCGCCCCGAACTGTCGAACATACGTAATTGCGTTGTCGCCGTAGCGAATTCCGGACGGTCGCGAACCAGGGCGAACATGTGGCTGGCCAGATTCTCCGGGTAGGCCACCCGCTGCAGGATCAGCGGATCGACCTCCTGATCCAGCAGCGGCGCAGTCGAATTAGCTTGGGCCGCAGCTAAACTCGCTTGCGCATTGCGCAGGTAACTCTGGGTGGGGTTGTCGCGCCAACTCGTCAGGAACGTCGCCGTCGAGTACAGGCTGCTGGCCACGAACAACACGGCCAAACCCGTCGTCGTCACGGTCCGTTGCGGTGACGCGTCCAGCCAGCGAGCACCCAGCGACCGGTTCGGTGCGCACAGCCCGACGGCGCCCAGCAGCGCCAGCACAACGACGAGATCCGGTAGATAGCGCAGGGTTTGGGCGAGTTCCAGCGCGGTCAGCTTCGACGAGCGCATCAGATAGATCGGCACTTGACAGGCCACGGCATAACCGGCCGCGGTCAGCCACACCGGGCCGAGGCGCTGCTTGCGCACGAGCGACAGCGCCAGCACCCCGATCAGCACCAGCCAGCCGAGCGCCATCGCCAGCGGCGTGGGGGTGGCCCACGGGGAGGCCGGCGCCCAGCGGTCCCAGTGCCACGGCCCGCCGGCTAGCCCCGGCACGATGCCGTGGGTGATGGACCGCGACAGCAGATCCCCGGTCATCGCGAGGTCGGAACTCCATCGTTGCTGATTGACCACCGCGAGGTAGAGCGCCACCCAGGCGACCGTCAGGATCAGCGCCGCCACCCACAGCCGCAAGCCACCACGCCAGGCCTTCAGCAGCGCGGAGCCCTCACCGCGCACATGGCACAGCAGCGCGGTCACGGCGAAGGCGACGAACGGAATCACCGCGGCCTTCTCGAAGAACAGCAACCCGCCTAGGTAGACCAGCACGCCGGTCAGCGCGTAGCGCTGATTGCCGGTGCGCACCAGCAGCACCGCGTCGGCGCACACCCAGGCCAGCGCCGCGAGCATCGGCAGCGAATTCAGCGCCGCCGCCCACCACGCGAATCCCGGCACGCCCAACGGGGTGAACAGTGCGAACGTCAACGGAATCAGCAGCACACGCCGCCAGCCGAGGATCACGTACAGCGCGCGCAGCAGCGCCAGCGAGGCCAGCAGCTGCATGATCACCAGGCTGATCGCGGGCCCGGTCCAATCCAGCGGGGCCAGCCGGGTCAGCACGCCCGCGATCAGGAACGCGGCCGGCATCACGTGACCGTCGTGGTCGTCGAACAGGTACGACGGCGACAGCAAGCCCTCGGTTCCGGCCTTTCCGATCAGGATCAGATCGTCCCAGTAGAAGTAGCCGCCGAAGGCCAGCACCGCCCGTATCGCCAGCGCGACCACGACCAGCGCGGCCGCCCCGAGGGCGACCCGCGGCATCCGGGTCATGACGGCGGGCATGGTTATTTCTTACCGGTCGGTATGGTGGGCCGGTGCGCGCACTGGTAACCGGGGCAGCCGGATTCATCGGGTCTACGCTGGTCGACCGCCTGCTGGCGGACGGCCATTCGGTGGTGAGCCTGGACAACTTCGCGACCGGCAAGGCCCGAAACCTCGAGCATCTGGCCGACGATTCCGCTCACGTCTTCGTAGAGGCGGACATCGTGACCGCGGACCTCGAGGCGATTCTCGACGAACACCGGCCCGAGGTGGTGTTCCACCTGGCCGCGCAGATCGACGTGCGCCGCTCGGTGGCCGAGCCGCAGTTCGACGCCTCGGTCAACGTGATCGGCACGGTGCGATTGGCCGAGGCCGCGCGCCGCGCCGGCGTCCGCAAGGTCGTGCACACCTCGTCGGGAGGGTCCATCTACGGCACCCCGTCGCAAATCCCGACCCCCGAGACCGTGCCCACCGACCCCTGGTCGCCATACGCCGCGGGCAAGGTGGCCGGCGAGATATACCTGAACACGTTTCGGCACCTGTACGGCGTGGACTGCTCGCACATCGCGCCGGCCAACGTCTACGGCCCGCGCCAGGACCCGCACGGCGAGGCGGGAGTGGTGGCGATCTTCGCCCAAGCGTTGCTGTCGGGCAAGCCCACCAAGGTGTTTGGGGACGGCGGCAAAACGCGCGACTACGTGTTCGTCGACGATGTGGTGGACGCCTTCGTCAAGGCATCCGGGGAAACCGGCAGCGCGCAGCGCTTCAACATCGGTACCGGAATCGAGACCTCGGACCGCCAACTACACACCGCGGTGGCCAAAGCCGTTGGCGGACCTGACGATCCAGATTTTCACCCGGATCGCCTTGGTGATCTTCAGCGGTCTTGCCTCGACATCAGTTCGGCGGCACGGGTTTTGGGATGGCGGCCGCAAGTTGAACTCGAAGAAGGCGTGCGTCGCACGGTCGAATTCTTCCGAACCCAGACCGGCTAGCTTGGCTCCGGCGCCTGCGCGCCTTCCAGTGCGACGGCCCGGGCCAGGCGCGCGTAGCGCAACTCCAAGTCCTTGAACCGCATATATGTGCTCAGCGTGGTGAAACTGAACGCCATGATCAGCGCGTAGAGCATCAGGTCGGTGCCGCGGCGCACCCCGAACCAATGTGCGACCACGGTGGTGTCGTCGGGCCGCAACACGGCGTAGATGCCGCCCAGCACGAAGAAGACGTAGCCGACCTTGACCCAGGCCTTCGACCGTGAGCTGCGGCGCGACCGCAACAGGTAGATCAACAGCGCGATGATCGACCCGATCAGCAGCACCTGGATCCAGTTCATCATTGAGTCCTTCTCATCTCGGAATCCGCCCGCGCAGGAACCCGTCGAAAATGATGTTGACGCCGTTGAGCAGGGGCTGACCCTTCGACTTCGAGTAGTCGGTGTAGAGCACCTCAACCGGCTGTTCGACTACCCGCCAATGGTTTTCGGCGACCAGCAGGATGAATTCGTTGGCGTGGCTCATACCGCTCATCGTGATGTTGAGCCCGTCGGCCACCGTCTTGTTGAACACCCGCAGCCCGTTGTTGGTGTCGGTCAGGCCAAGCCGGCGGCCGCTGGGGCTCAACCGCGCGGCGGTCTGCAGCACGATCCGTTTCAGAAGCGGCGGCCGGCTGCTCTCCTGCCCACCGAACCGCGTTCCGATGACGATGTCGACGTCCTCGGCGATGAGCCGGTCGACCATCGCGGACACGTCTTTGACGCGATGCTGTCCGTCGGCGTCGAACGTCGCGAAGACCCGCGCGCCGGGCTGCTTGCGGGCGTACTCGACGCCGGTCTGAATGGCCGCGCCCTGCCCCAGGTTCACCGGATGGCGCACCAGATGAGCCCCGGCCCGCCGGGCGATTTCACCGGTGCCGTCGGCGCTGCCGTCGTCGACGCACACGACGTGGTCGAAGACCGAACGGACATCGGCGACCACCTCGCCGATGACCGTGGCTTCGTTGAAGGCGGGAATGACGATCCAGACGCCCGGGTAATCCGTTTCGATGTTCACAGGGTAGCCAGGATCAGCCGGCTAAGCGCCCGGCGCGCGCCAAAGCCACCAGGTGTACGCCGATTCCCACCAGCGGACCGCACAGCAGCGCGACCACGGTGCGGGTCTCCAGCGGTAGCGGCAGCAGCAGCAACAGACCCGACGCCGCGGTGGCCCCGACCCACCCCAGCGCGTAGGCCCGATGCAGCGCCGCGGCCACGGCCGCGGCACCGGTGAGCGTCAGGATGGCGATCGACAGCGCCGCGCCCGTCAGCCACGCCAACAGGGCGCCGCTGGCGTCGTACTGGGCCCCGAACGCGACCCGCAGCAGCCACGGGCCCACCAGGCCGGCCGCCAGCACCCCGATCGCGCCGATGCCGCCGATGATCGCCGCCGGTGCGAGCAGGGCCCGCAACCGGTCGCGGCGCTCGTCCACGAAATGCGCGATCAGGTTGCCTTGCATCGCGGTCAACGGCACCAGCAGCGGCGCGCGGGTCAACGTCACGGCCAGGATGATCACACCGCCTTGTGCCCCAAGCTGATTCGAGGTCAGCTTGAGCAGCACCGGGAATCCCATCACCAGGATCGCGCTGGCGCCCGCCGCGGTGATCGAGTGCGCGGTGCCCCGCAAGAACGTCGCCGTGTTGCCCGGTGTCAGCAGTCGGGCCGTCGCGCGGGCCGTGGGCGAGGCCGCCAGGATGACCAGCCAGGCCAGCGCGCCGGCCACCGTCGCCCACAGGAAACCGGTCAAACCCCAGCCGAGCACGAAGGTGGCCGCGGCGATCGCCACCCGCATCACCGCGTCGGTCACCATCAGCGCCCCGTACTGGGTCCACTGATCGGTGCCGGCCAGCATGCCGAGCAGGGTGGCGTGCAGACAGAATCCGGCCAGGCCGACGGAGAGCAGCGCCACCGACAACCAGCGCTCTTCGGCGAACACCCGGCCACCCCACAACGGCGAGCTGCCCGCGATCACGACGGCCGCGGTGGCACCGACCATCGCGGCGACGCGCAGCGGGTGGTTGCGGAGTTCTGGACCCGGCAACGCCTCGATGTAGCGGGTGGCGCGCACTTCCCGGGTGGTTTCTTGCAGTAGGCCGAAGGCGGCCCCGGTGACCAGGCCGAATGCGCCCCAGAACACCCCGAACACCGAGAAGCCGCTCGGCGCCAGGTCACGAGCCGCCAGATAGATCACCGCGTAGCCGCACACCGCGGTCAGCGCGGTGGCGGCGCCGACCCGGGCCATGCTGCTGCGCGCGATCGGTCCCTGGGCCGCTCCCGCGGCCCCGGCAGCCCCCAACGGCGAGGCCGCGCCGCCGACTTCGGTCACCGGCGCCGCGCTGTCAGCCGACAGACCCGATGCATAGCCACAATTTGAAAATAGTAAGTGCGCGGCTGCCATGGCTGGCGGTGACGACCGCATTCGCCCTAATGTGGGCGCCTGTCAGGAAGGACCCATGGCCGCCGCTCGTATCTTCGGGATCTCGCTGTTAGTCACGTTGGCGGCCCTCGCGCTCGGCTATGCCCACGGCGGGCTCAACGCCCTGTTCCTTCTGGTGGCCCTGGGCATCCTCGAGGTGTCGTTGTCCTTCGACAACGCAATCATCAACGCCGCCGTGCTGAAGCGGATGAGCCCGTTCTGGCGGCAGATGTTCCTAACGATCGGGATTTTGATCGCCGTATTCGGGATGCGGCTGCTCTTCCCGCTGCTGATCGTGTGGGCGAGCGCGGGCATCGACCCGGTGCACGCGCTGCACCTGGCCCTCAATCCGCCGCCGCACGGCGCACTGGAATTCCCGGACGGCTCGCCCAGCTACGAGAAGCTGGTGACTGCGGCCCATCCGCAGATCGCGGCGTTCGGCGGAGTATTTCTGCTGATGCTGTTTCTGGATTTCATCGTTTACGACCGAGACATCAAGTGGCTCAAGTGGATTGAGGTCCCCTTTGCCCGGATTGGTCGTCTCGCCGAGGTCTCGGTGGTGGCCACCGCCGTGGTGCTGGTCTTGGTCGGTACGCAGCTGACCCACTCCAGCGAGGAGTGCGCGACGGTGCTGACCGCCGGGCTACTGGGCCTGGTGACGTATTTGATCGTCAACGGTTTGAGCCAGGCGTTTCGGCCGGCTGATGCCGACGGCGCCGAGGCCGCCTCGCCCGCCCTGGCGGTGGGCAAGGCCGGCCTGACGCTGTTCCTGTACCT encodes:
- a CDS encoding DUF475 domain-containing protein; this encodes MAAARIFGISLLVTLAALALGYAHGGLNALFLLVALGILEVSLSFDNAIINAAVLKRMSPFWRQMFLTIGILIAVFGMRLLFPLLIVWASAGIDPVHALHLALNPPPHGALEFPDGSPSYEKLVTAAHPQIAAFGGVFLLMLFLDFIVYDRDIKWLKWIEVPFARIGRLAEVSVVATAVVLVLVGTQLTHSSEECATVLTAGLLGLVTYLIVNGLSQAFRPADADGAEAASPALAVGKAGLTLFLYLEVLDAAFSFDGVTGAFAITSDPIIIALGLGLIGSMFVRSITIYLVQQQTLDRYVYLEHGAHWAIGALSVIMLLSIEQHYRIPEVLTALVGVVFIGAAFGWSVLRNRREATG
- a CDS encoding glycosyltransferase family 2 protein — translated: MTSVSAICPTYQRHAQLRQMIGYFRAQTFNGPLQLLILDDSPEPDESLATDEYRSDGIHYIHRPGDRMSIGAKLNALMELARGDVLMRFDDDDYYSPAYVERMLALLGDDDYLTLSGWFAHSPIHGRFCYWESEVLWPVHFVLSPHDPFLPVSTSGLPPESSYVQATGYGFASAWRRTVADAVRFPDRDHGEDAQFFDGAVNAGFRARYVADTEGLALHIVHHTNISRAFPQYVLPEFMLGHYFPGYIPLAADSGLADVSSAESH
- a CDS encoding glycosyltransferase family 2 protein, whose product is MNIETDYPGVWIVIPAFNEATVIGEVVADVRSVFDHVVCVDDGSADGTGEIARRAGAHLVRHPVNLGQGAAIQTGVEYARKQPGARVFATFDADGQHRVKDVSAMVDRLIAEDVDIVIGTRFGGQESSRPPLLKRIVLQTAARLSPSGRRLGLTDTNNGLRVFNKTVADGLNITMSGMSHANEFILLVAENHWRVVEQPVEVLYTDYSKSKGQPLLNGVNIIFDGFLRGRIPR
- a CDS encoding DUF2304 domain-containing protein, which translates into the protein MNWIQVLLIGSIIALLIYLLRSRRSSRSKAWVKVGYVFFVLGGIYAVLRPDDTTVVAHWFGVRRGTDLMLYALIMAFSFTTLSTYMRFKDLELRYARLARAVALEGAQAPEPS
- a CDS encoding DUF3060 domain-containing protein encodes the protein MSWSAFRVLLAMSAVLVGSASAPINIASADAAPAKIDASFKFVTYDCGNQSPIRIVGQDSTITLNGSCGEVDVSGAANTVNLQTVAVINATGGGNHITWVKGPGGAVPQISNPGHNNDIRGPGGLQVG
- a CDS encoding GDP-mannose 4,6-dehydratase; amino-acid sequence: MRALVTGAAGFIGSTLVDRLLADGHSVVSLDNFATGKARNLEHLADDSAHVFVEADIVTADLEAILDEHRPEVVFHLAAQIDVRRSVAEPQFDASVNVIGTVRLAEAARRAGVRKVVHTSSGGSIYGTPSQIPTPETVPTDPWSPYAAGKVAGEIYLNTFRHLYGVDCSHIAPANVYGPRQDPHGEAGVVAIFAQALLSGKPTKVFGDGGKTRDYVFVDDVVDAFVKASGETGSAQRFNIGTGIETSDRQLHTAVAKAVGGPDDPDFHPDRLGDLQRSCLDISSAARVLGWRPQVELEEGVRRTVEFFRTQTG